The Thermoanaerobaculia bacterium genome contains the following window.
ACGAGAGCGTGCACGCTTCCCCGGGGGCGACGCGACCCGCGCCGGCGCCGTCGACCGACAGCGCCGGGGCGGCCGGAGGAGTGCACGACGCGGCGGCCGGGTCGAGTCGTCCGATCCGCGAGGCCTCGGATTCCGTGAACCAGATCTTTCCGTCGGGCCCGATCGCCACCCCGACCGGGTACGATCCCTCCGTCGGAACCGTGAACGTCGTCAGTCGCCCGTTCGGATCGAGCCTGCCGATCGTCCCGTCGGAGGTCGCGAACCAGACGTTTCCGGAACCGTCCACGGCCGGATCGCCCGGCGTGTACGGGGTGATCGCGTGCGCGACGGGATTGCCGGACGGCGGGATTCTCACGGCGGATCCTCCCCCGCCCGGGACCGTCGTCACCCAGAGCCCGCCGTCGGACGAGGGCGCGATTCCCTCGGGGTAGCCCGAATCGGGCAGCAGACCGGTCTCCGTCCAGACGCCCGCCGTCGTCAGGCGTCCGACGCGTCCGGCATACTCCTCCGCGAACCAGAGCGCGCCGTCCTTGCCGGCCGTGATCCCGTCCGGCCCGGTGTGGACGTCGAGATCGAACTCGCGAATGTCGCCCGACGGCGTGATGCGGCCGATCCGGTCCGCTTCCCGCTCGGTGAACCAGAGCGCGCCGTCGGGGCCCGCGGCGATCCCGCGGGGCAGGCTCTTCGGAGTCGGGACGTCGAATTCGTCGATGACGCCGGCCCCGTCGATCCTGCCGATCCGATTGCCGGCCATCTCGGTGAACCAGAGGGCGCCGTCCGGCCCCGCCGCGATCCTCCACGGCTCGGCGTCGGCCGAGGGAAGGGGGTACTCGACGACCGAGCCGCCGGGAGTGATCCGTCCGATCTTCCCGGCATTCGTCTCGGTGAACCAGAGATCGCCATCCGGCCCGGCAACGATCGATCGAGGCCCGGTCGCGGCCGTGGGCAGGGGAAACTCGACGAAGGACTGGGCGGAAGCGGGCGCGTCCGGGGCCAGAGCCACCGCCGCGAGCGCGACGAGCATTGCGGGTATTCCGGATTTCTTTCCCATCTCGATCGTTCCGCCGATGGGAAGAGCAAGATCAGAGCCACCCGCAGAGCGCAGAAAACAGGGGACTTAAAGCGGAACGGCGGGACGCCTACCGAACGACGACGTCGAACCCCTCGATGACCGTGTTGGCGAGGAGCTCCTCGGCCATCTTTCGAGCTTCCGTTTCGGCGGACTGGCGGTCGGGGGAATCGACGTCGACGAAGAAGATCTTTCCGGC
Protein-coding sequences here:
- the purS gene encoding phosphoribosylformylglycinamidine synthase subunit PurS — its product is MRVEVRVYPKESVLDPQGKAIAGALQRLGHSVRDVRAGKIFFVDVDSPDRQSAETEARKMAEELLANTVIEGFDVVVR